One segment of Coffea arabica cultivar ET-39 chromosome 7c, Coffea Arabica ET-39 HiFi, whole genome shotgun sequence DNA contains the following:
- the LOC113702278 gene encoding monothiol glutaredoxin-S2-like, with protein MDIVKRLGSEKPVVIFSKSNCCISHAIHMLICSFGANPTVYELDQYPEGRDIENALLALGCHPTVPAVFIGKLLVGGSDEVMNLNVQGKLKPLLIKANAIWM; from the coding sequence ATGGATATAGTGAAGAGATTGGGTTCAGAAAAGCCAGTGGTGATCTTCAGCAAGAGCAACTGCTGCATATCCCATGCTATTCACATGTTGATATGCAGCTTCGGGGCAAATCCCACGGTTTATGAGCTTGATCAATATCCAGAAGGAAGGGACATTGAGAATGCATTGCTAGCATTAGGATGCCATCCAACTGTTCCTGCTGTTTTCATAGGGAAACTACTTGTTGGTGGTTCTGATGAGGTTATGAACCTAAATGTTCAGGGCAAGTTGAAGCCACTGCTTATCAAGGCCAATGCAATATGGATGTAG
- the LOC113702144 gene encoding OVARIAN TUMOR DOMAIN-containing deubiquitinating enzyme 5-like isoform X1, with protein MEDGPEVVGKPSEEILEDTPVKKEESLEEMLSRHRKEISQLQNKEVGLKKAAAKGSKAEQKAKKKEVEQEISNLSAKLKERHAEELASAGYGSSNKKEKGDLDNLVKAIAGVSVTNQTEKSKPSKSVQRREKRAQQEAAREQRIREEQCNIVSERVAENERLEKKLEPLGLVINEMKPDGHCLYRAVEDQLALQAGGTSPYTFQELRQMVASYMRNHASEFLPFFLSENMADGESTDTLAEKFENYCTEVESTAAWGGQLELGALTHCLKKHIMIFSGSFPDVEMGNEYKFVGGNGLSNKSIMLSYHRHAFGLGEHYNSVIPTSVQ; from the exons ATGGAGGATGGACCTGAGGTGGTGGGTAAGCCTTCCGAGGAGATTTTAGAAGACACACCtgtgaagaaggaagaaagcctTGAGGAGATGCTTTCTAGGCATAG GAAAGAGATCTCCCAATTACAAAATAAGGAAGTGGGATTGAAAAAGGCAGCTGCTAAGGGCAGCAAGGCTGAACAGaaagctaagaagaaagaagtGGAGCAAGAGATATCCAATCTATCAGCAAAACTCAAAGAAAGACATGCAGAAGAACTGGCTTCTGCAGGTTATGGCAGCAGcaacaagaaagagaaaggagATCTTGACAATTTGGTTAAGGCCATTGCTGGAGTTTCAGTGACCAATCAAACTGAGAAATCAAAACCAAGCAAAAGTGTTCAGAGGCGTGAGAAAAGAGCTCAACAAGAAGCAGCCAGAGAGCAAAGAATACGAGAAGAGCAGTGTAACATTGTCAGTGAGAGAGTTGCAGAAAATGAGAGGTTAGAAAAGAAACTTGAGCCACTTGGATTGGTCATTAATGAAATGAAGCCAGATGGGCATTGTCTTTACCGAGCTGTTGAGGATCAGCTCGCCCTCCAGGCTGGAGGTACCTCTCCTTATACTTTCCAGGAACTTCGGCAAATGGTTGCATCATATATGAGGAATCATGCATCTGAATTCCTGCCCTTTTTCCTCTCTGAGAATATGGCAGATGGAGAATCCACTGATACCCTTGCAGAGAAGTTTGAGAATTATTGTACAGAAGTGGAATCAACGGCAGCATGGGGAGGACAGTTGGAACTTGGTGCTCTAACTCATTGCCTGAAGAAACATATCATGATATTTTCTGGATCCTTCCCTGATGTGGAGATGGGAAATGAGTACAAATTTGTAGGTGGAAATGGCTTATCCAATAAAAGTATTATGCTGTCATACCATAGGCATGCATTTGGGCTTGGTGAGCATTATAACTCCGTCATTCCAACTTCAGTTCAATAG
- the LOC113702144 gene encoding OVARIAN TUMOR DOMAIN-containing deubiquitinating enzyme 5-like isoform X2, translating to MEDGPEVVGKPSEEILEDTPVKKEESLEEMLSRHRKEISQLQNKEVGLKKAAAKGSKAEQKAKKKEVEQEISNLSAKLKERHAEELASAGYGSSNKKEKGDLDNLVKAIAGVSVTNQTEKSKPSKSVQRREKRAQQEAAREQRIREEQCNIVSERVAENERLEKKLEPLGLVINEMKPDGHCLYRAVEDQLALQAGDGESTDTLAEKFENYCTEVESTAAWGGQLELGALTHCLKKHIMIFSGSFPDVEMGNEYKFVGGNGLSNKSIMLSYHRHAFGLGEHYNSVIPTSVQ from the exons ATGGAGGATGGACCTGAGGTGGTGGGTAAGCCTTCCGAGGAGATTTTAGAAGACACACCtgtgaagaaggaagaaagcctTGAGGAGATGCTTTCTAGGCATAG GAAAGAGATCTCCCAATTACAAAATAAGGAAGTGGGATTGAAAAAGGCAGCTGCTAAGGGCAGCAAGGCTGAACAGaaagctaagaagaaagaagtGGAGCAAGAGATATCCAATCTATCAGCAAAACTCAAAGAAAGACATGCAGAAGAACTGGCTTCTGCAGGTTATGGCAGCAGcaacaagaaagagaaaggagATCTTGACAATTTGGTTAAGGCCATTGCTGGAGTTTCAGTGACCAATCAAACTGAGAAATCAAAACCAAGCAAAAGTGTTCAGAGGCGTGAGAAAAGAGCTCAACAAGAAGCAGCCAGAGAGCAAAGAATACGAGAAGAGCAGTGTAACATTGTCAGTGAGAGAGTTGCAGAAAATGAGAGGTTAGAAAAGAAACTTGAGCCACTTGGATTGGTCATTAATGAAATGAAGCCAGATGGGCATTGTCTTTACCGAGCTGTTGAGGATCAGCTCGCCCTCCAGGCTGGAG ATGGAGAATCCACTGATACCCTTGCAGAGAAGTTTGAGAATTATTGTACAGAAGTGGAATCAACGGCAGCATGGGGAGGACAGTTGGAACTTGGTGCTCTAACTCATTGCCTGAAGAAACATATCATGATATTTTCTGGATCCTTCCCTGATGTGGAGATGGGAAATGAGTACAAATTTGTAGGTGGAAATGGCTTATCCAATAAAAGTATTATGCTGTCATACCATAGGCATGCATTTGGGCTTGGTGAGCATTATAACTCCGTCATTCCAACTTCAGTTCAATAG